One genomic region from Merismopedia glauca CCAP 1448/3 encodes:
- a CDS encoding B12-binding domain-containing radical SAM protein, which translates to MRVLLLYPLFPKSFWSFDKALELIGRKVSLPPLSLITVAAILPQTWEFRLVDRNVAFESEADWYWADLVIISGMIVQKDDLLYLIQEAKRRRKQVAVGGPYVTSVPKPAQQAGADFLVLDEGEITLPLLVEALERGETSGVFRANGEKPDVTTTPIPRFDLLNLEAYSDMSVQFSRGCPYQCEFCDIIVLYGRKPRTKTPTQLLAELQALDDLGWRRSVFIVDDNFIGNKRNAKLMLRELIPWMAERGYPFTFSTEASVDLAQDRELLDLMIAANFSAVFLGIETPDTDSLSLTQKFQNTRNSLIESVQTINQVGLRVMAGFIIGFDGEKPGAGDRIIDFVEATAIPQALFSMLQALPNTALSQRLQKEERLLETENEANIHQTTLINFIPTRPLEEIAREYIRCFWDLYEPDRYLARVYRHFLHMEFKQHKKKFKLPELTDLRALFIICWRQGLKRNTRWQFWWQLFSIIRHNRGVFKQYLTNCALLEHFIDYRQIVRYEIEIQLANHLLIASKKTEVLPNRAISC; encoded by the coding sequence ATGCGAGTTTTATTACTTTATCCTCTCTTTCCCAAATCATTTTGGTCTTTTGACAAAGCCTTAGAATTGATTGGGCGCAAAGTTTCTCTTCCTCCTCTGAGTTTGATCACTGTTGCAGCTATCCTGCCTCAAACTTGGGAATTCCGCTTAGTAGACCGGAACGTTGCCTTTGAAAGTGAAGCCGACTGGTATTGGGCAGATTTAGTGATTATCTCTGGCATGATAGTGCAAAAAGACGATCTGCTGTATTTGATTCAAGAAGCGAAGCGTCGCCGCAAGCAAGTCGCAGTTGGGGGACCCTACGTCACTTCCGTACCTAAACCTGCTCAGCAAGCAGGAGCAGATTTTTTGGTGTTAGATGAAGGTGAAATTACCTTACCTCTACTAGTTGAAGCCCTAGAACGAGGAGAAACATCGGGCGTTTTTCGTGCCAATGGTGAAAAACCTGATGTCACCACAACCCCTATTCCTCGATTTGACTTGCTAAATCTGGAAGCATATAGCGATATGTCAGTGCAGTTTTCGCGGGGATGCCCTTACCAATGCGAATTCTGCGATATCATCGTCCTGTATGGACGTAAGCCCCGTACTAAAACCCCGACTCAACTCCTGGCAGAATTGCAAGCCCTAGACGATTTGGGTTGGCGGCGATCGGTCTTTATTGTAGACGACAACTTTATTGGCAACAAGCGCAATGCTAAGCTGATGCTGCGGGAACTGATACCCTGGATGGCGGAACGGGGCTACCCTTTTACTTTCTCTACAGAAGCTTCTGTTGATTTAGCTCAAGATCGAGAATTGCTAGATCTGATGATCGCAGCTAATTTTAGTGCTGTTTTTTTGGGCATTGAAACCCCAGATACTGATAGTTTATCCCTGACCCAAAAATTCCAAAATACTCGCAACTCTCTGATCGAATCAGTCCAAACCATCAATCAAGTAGGATTGCGGGTGATGGCAGGGTTTATTATTGGGTTTGATGGCGAAAAACCAGGGGCTGGCGATCGCATTATTGACTTTGTAGAAGCCACTGCCATTCCCCAGGCACTATTCAGTATGTTGCAAGCTTTGCCCAACACTGCGTTATCACAGCGTCTTCAAAAAGAAGAACGCCTACTCGAAACAGAGAACGAAGCCAATATCCATCAGACAACGTTGATTAATTTTATTCCCACTCGTCCTCTAGAAGAGATTGCTCGCGAGTATATCCGATGTTTTTGGGATTTATACGAACCAGATCGCTATTTAGCACGGGTTTATCGCCATTTTCTTCACATGGAGTTTAAACAGCACAAAAAGAAATTCAAGTTGCCAGAACTAACAGATCTACGGGCGTTGTTCATCATTTGCTGGCGACAAGGGCTGAAACGTAACACCCGATGGCAATTCTGGTGGCAGCTATTTTCCATCATCCGCCATAATCGAGGCGTGTTCAAACAATACTTGACTAATTGCGCTCTCTTAGAACACTTCATTGACTACCGTCAGATTGTGCGCTATGAAATTGAAATTCAATTGGCTAATCATCTGTTAATTGCATCTAAAAAGACTGAAGTATTACCAAACAGGGCTATTTCCTGCTAA
- a CDS encoding DUF1830 domain-containing protein has translation MSYLFSLVTTKFSPQESRQILCYYINNTSEIQITRAISGLRCDFERVVFSKERILFAALPESCLEVYSYSIAGIRLSQIDCQSLRINGKSDPSKNLA, from the coding sequence ATGTCTTACTTGTTTTCCCTTGTAACAACTAAATTTTCCCCTCAAGAATCTCGCCAAATTCTCTGCTATTACATTAATAACACCAGTGAAATCCAAATAACTAGGGCAATAAGTGGACTAAGATGTGATTTTGAGCGCGTTGTCTTCTCTAAGGAACGCATTTTATTTGCCGCCTTGCCAGAATCATGCCTGGAAGTATATTCATATTCGATCGCGGGAATACGATTAAGCCAAATTGACTGTCAATCATTGCGTATTAATGGGAAGTCAGATCCGAGCAAAAATCTAGCTTGA